Proteins found in one Oribacterium sp. oral taxon 102 genomic segment:
- the greA gene encoding transcription elongation factor GreA, which produces MAEGKKNLLTRAGLNKYEAELHDLKVNRRQEIAQKIKEAREQGDLSENAEYDAAKDEQREIEERIVYLESLLKNAEVVDDAEEGTINLGCDVRLLDVEYDEEVEYRIVGSTEANSLKGLISNESPVGQALLHHREGDTVTVETQAGNVQYKVLSVTRSEA; this is translated from the coding sequence ATGGCTGAGGGCAAGAAAAATCTCCTGACGAGAGCAGGACTGAACAAATATGAGGCAGAGCTCCATGATCTCAAGGTGAATCGCCGGCAGGAGATCGCACAGAAGATCAAGGAGGCGAGGGAGCAGGGAGACCTTTCCGAGAATGCGGAGTATGATGCCGCGAAGGATGAGCAGCGGGAGATCGAGGAGCGGATCGTATACCTGGAATCTCTCCTGAAGAACGCAGAGGTTGTGGATGACGCGGAGGAGGGGACGATCAACCTCGGCTGCGATGTCCGTCTTCTGGACGTGGAATATGATGAGGAGGTAGAGTACAGGATCGTCGGCTCTACAGAGGCGAATTCTCTGAAGGGGCTGATCTCCAACGAGTCTCCGGTCGGGCAGGCGCTGCTCCATCACAGAGAGGGCGACACGGTCACAGTGGAGACACAGGCGGGAAACGTGCAGTACAAGGTGCTTTCCGTCACTCGCTCCGAGGCATGA
- a CDS encoding type IV secretory system conjugative DNA transfer family protein, translated as MADKKGNPEVNRRIATSALVALALSIAGFYLGNRYFEALASYPGQFLDHCGDALLTMWPRIHENPFYLDMDKKALLVGFCMLLVVWMVWLRHVVYIGNYRSGEESGSARWGTVKEGKRFRDLSNPDNNLIFTEKYGLALHRPKYDPELDRNLNVLVVGGSGSGKTFNYVTPNICQLNTNYFITDPKGTLLKDAGYLFTDNGYQVKSFNTINLDESMHYNPLKYVRTDTDILSFVNCFIMNTNGEGKASDPFWENAEKMLYTALIALLRDWFPKEDYALSGLLTLLSLAEAREEEENFMSALDLIFYQIETGKRFARNVGPVDETPKKGGLSRDFTADTGWSWQSSRFRRNYDGVRPAERGGLSPDEDFALMNYKNFKVAAGDATMGEQSNQLHIESPENRRYVTA; from the coding sequence ATGGCAGACAAGAAGGGAAACCCGGAAGTCAACCGGCGCATCGCCACGTCGGCTCTTGTCGCGCTTGCTCTTTCGATAGCAGGCTTCTATCTCGGGAACCGGTACTTTGAAGCGCTGGCGTCCTATCCGGGACAGTTTCTCGACCACTGCGGGGACGCACTCCTGACCATGTGGCCGCGCATCCACGAAAATCCGTTCTACCTCGACATGGACAAAAAGGCGCTCCTTGTCGGCTTCTGCATGCTTCTGGTTGTGTGGATGGTCTGGCTCAGGCACGTGGTTTATATCGGGAATTACCGCTCCGGAGAAGAAAGCGGCTCCGCCCGCTGGGGGACCGTGAAGGAAGGGAAGAGATTTCGGGACCTAAGCAACCCGGACAATAATCTCATTTTTACAGAAAAGTATGGACTGGCACTGCACCGTCCAAAGTATGACCCGGAGCTGGACCGTAACCTCAACGTGCTTGTGGTCGGCGGGTCCGGCTCAGGCAAGACGTTCAACTACGTGACGCCGAACATTTGCCAGCTCAATACGAACTATTTCATTACTGACCCGAAGGGAACCCTGCTGAAAGACGCGGGCTATCTGTTCACCGACAACGGCTATCAGGTGAAGAGCTTCAACACCATCAATCTTGACGAGAGTATGCATTACAACCCGCTCAAGTACGTGAGGACCGACACGGATATCCTCTCGTTCGTCAACTGCTTCATCATGAACACGAACGGCGAGGGCAAGGCCAGCGACCCGTTCTGGGAGAATGCGGAAAAGATGCTCTATACGGCGCTCATCGCGCTTTTGCGCGACTGGTTCCCAAAGGAGGACTACGCCCTCTCCGGTCTCCTGACACTCCTCTCGCTTGCGGAAGCAAGGGAAGAGGAAGAGAACTTCATGTCGGCGCTGGACCTTATCTTTTACCAGATTGAAACCGGAAAGCGATTTGCCAGAAATGTCGGGCCTGTGGACGAGACCCCCAAGAAGGGCGGGCTGTCCCGCGACTTCACTGCGGACACCGGATGGTCGTGGCAGTCCTCCCGGTTCCGCCGAAACTATGATGGCGTCCGCCCGGCTGAGCGCGGCGGGCTTTCCCCGGATGAGGACTTTGCCCTGATGAACTACAAGAACTTCAAGGTGGCTGCCGGTGACGCTACTATGGGAGAACAATCTAATCAATTACATATCGAATCACCTGAGAATCGCCGATATGTAACTGCTTAG
- a CDS encoding molecular chaperone has product MRLTKYEKETIILTSEGDDTYSVYTFNAALKRRLADFAKRYPDLCRLECEDKKIGCQSYVISKARLSIRLTAPYSEERRNAAKERAKQHHSSKH; this is encoded by the coding sequence ATGAGGCTTACGAAATATGAGAAGGAAACCATCATCCTGACCAGTGAAGGCGATGATACTTACAGTGTCTATACCTTCAACGCGGCATTGAAGAGACGACTGGCGGACTTTGCAAAAAGGTATCCGGATCTCTGCCGACTGGAATGCGAGGACAAGAAGATCGGCTGTCAGAGCTATGTGATCAGCAAGGCGAGGCTGTCGATTCGCCTTACTGCTCCATACAGTGAGGAAAGGCGCAATGCTGCGAAAGAGAGGGCAAAACAACATCACTCAAGCAAACATTAA
- a CDS encoding TaqI-like C-terminal specificity domain-containing protein: MSFISVKEAASKYGLSERRVQKLCEQKRIEGAERISGVWIIPSEAEKPTDDRVSTISEIENVLSLAEVCSQLSVSLATGRNWIKLGKLIPTGMKGRSPYFSLSYVSSLKKDIASGKNQALKSRRNKKYVSGRGLYNSYVSNDCAGVRSVETTLEMVSSMSIEVDEELLSLVVANAAIQMISERLFDHTFFLIDYLENPEIIGSYTRLIQDLIENPLSAKDTCKENSDLFRIPFKWEKNEDVLGLLYISCLNIGDRKATGSYYTPTEVVKKLIERLRIDNTNSTQKVLDPCCGTGNFLLQLPDVVAVEDVYGNDIDRLSVVIARINVALKFRLNDVSVVVENITHSDYLMDYSTTGFDYVIGNPPWGYEYTDQEGVCLNFKYTSARGTKTESYDVFTEHALNTARKDGVVSFVLPEAILNVKSHFEIRKLITESASIQFLEYLGNAFDGVQCPCIILQLRVTQEKISTVGMTVSLNDKSFDILQKREIDPEYFSFTMTDEEYSILEKIEHVSPVEHLAGQARFALGIVTGNNKEYISQIKTDENEMILKGSDLLKYRFVPTQNYIVFKPETFQQVAPIDFYRSPEKLLYRFICNQLVFAYDNNQTLSLNSCNILIPEVPRMSIKYILAILNSRVAQYYFKKKFNSVKILRSHIEQIPIACPEMGEQEEIVSMVNVLLEADSSEAILKQYNELDKKISVIYGMTETEYQTICAFVDAENLFLIQ; encoded by the coding sequence ATGTCTTTTATATCCGTTAAGGAAGCAGCTTCGAAATATGGATTATCTGAACGTAGGGTTCAGAAGCTTTGCGAACAGAAGAGGATAGAAGGCGCTGAAAGGATAAGTGGTGTTTGGATCATCCCTAGTGAAGCGGAAAAACCCACAGATGATAGGGTTAGTACAATTTCTGAGATTGAGAATGTATTGTCTTTAGCAGAAGTGTGCTCTCAGTTAAGCGTCTCATTGGCCACAGGAAGAAATTGGATTAAACTGGGGAAATTGATTCCCACAGGAATGAAAGGAAGATCGCCGTATTTTAGCCTTAGTTATGTTTCATCCCTTAAGAAAGATATCGCATCTGGGAAAAATCAGGCTCTGAAAAGTCGAAGGAATAAGAAATATGTTTCAGGAAGAGGACTGTATAACTCGTACGTATCAAATGACTGCGCAGGAGTAAGGTCTGTAGAGACAACCCTTGAAATGGTTTCTTCTATGTCTATTGAGGTTGATGAGGAATTGCTTAGCCTTGTTGTTGCTAATGCGGCAATTCAGATGATCTCTGAAAGGCTATTTGACCACACATTTTTCTTGATTGATTATTTGGAGAATCCAGAGATTATTGGGTCATACACACGGTTGATTCAAGATCTAATTGAAAATCCTTTGTCTGCAAAGGATACCTGTAAAGAAAACAGTGATCTATTTCGTATTCCATTTAAATGGGAAAAGAACGAGGATGTTCTTGGACTTCTATATATTTCATGCCTCAATATTGGAGATCGCAAGGCCACAGGCTCATACTATACGCCAACTGAAGTTGTAAAAAAACTTATTGAAAGACTGAGAATTGATAATACTAACTCCACACAAAAGGTGTTGGATCCTTGTTGCGGAACAGGTAATTTCCTTCTTCAATTGCCTGACGTCGTAGCTGTGGAGGATGTTTATGGTAATGATATTGACCGACTTTCAGTTGTTATAGCAAGGATAAACGTTGCCTTAAAATTCCGCTTGAACGATGTTAGCGTTGTTGTCGAGAATATAACCCATTCGGATTATCTCATGGACTACAGCACGACAGGATTTGATTATGTAATAGGAAATCCTCCGTGGGGTTATGAATATACAGATCAAGAGGGTGTCTGTTTAAACTTTAAGTATACTTCAGCGCGTGGAACAAAAACCGAGTCATACGACGTATTTACGGAACATGCTTTAAACACTGCGCGAAAAGATGGCGTCGTTTCATTCGTTCTTCCTGAAGCTATCTTGAATGTAAAGTCGCATTTCGAAATAAGAAAGCTGATTACTGAAAGTGCTTCCATTCAGTTTTTGGAATATCTTGGAAATGCTTTTGATGGAGTTCAGTGTCCTTGCATTATCCTTCAATTACGAGTGACGCAAGAAAAGATATCAACCGTTGGGATGACCGTTTCTCTTAATGATAAGTCATTTGATATTCTTCAAAAAAGAGAAATAGATCCAGAATATTTTAGTTTCACAATGACTGATGAAGAATACAGCATTCTTGAGAAGATTGAACATGTGTCTCCGGTAGAGCATCTTGCGGGACAAGCAAGATTCGCACTAGGCATTGTTACCGGAAACAACAAAGAATATATTTCTCAGATAAAGACAGATGAGAACGAGATGATTCTGAAGGGCTCAGACTTGTTAAAATATCGTTTTGTCCCGACTCAAAACTATATCGTTTTCAAGCCAGAAACTTTTCAGCAAGTAGCACCCATAGACTTTTACAGAAGTCCAGAAAAACTGCTGTACAGATTCATCTGCAATCAGCTAGTATTTGCCTATGATAACAATCAAACATTATCGCTAAATAGTTGTAACATCCTTATTCCAGAAGTTCCTAGGATGAGTATCAAGTATATCTTAGCGATTTTAAATTCAAGGGTTGCTCAATACTATTTTAAAAAGAAGTTTAACTCCGTAAAGATTCTTCGATCTCACATTGAACAGATTCCCATAGCGTGTCCAGAGATGGGTGAGCAAGAAGAGATAGTCTCTATGGTTAATGTGTTGCTTGAAGCGGATAGTTCGGAAGCTATTCTTAAACAGTATAATGAATTGGATAAAAAAATCTCTGTCATCTATGGGATGACAGAGACTGAGTATCAAACGATTTGTGCTTTTGTTGATGCGGAAAACTTATTTTTGATTCAATAA
- a CDS encoding helix-turn-helix domain-containing protein — MATTIQKAFGACVRRFRTETGLSQEKFALKINMDRTYFASVESGRRNISIENIKKIADGLDLSLSDLFSAVDNYKED, encoded by the coding sequence ATGGCAACGACTATACAAAAGGCCTTTGGTGCCTGTGTTCGACGATTCAGAACCGAAACAGGTTTGAGCCAAGAAAAGTTTGCGCTTAAGATCAACATGGATCGAACTTATTTCGCATCTGTTGAATCAGGCCGAAGAAACATTTCTATCGAAAACATCAAGAAGATTGCAGACGGTCTTGATCTCTCATTATCGGATCTATTCTCTGCTGTCGATAACTACAAGGAGGATTAA
- a CDS encoding serine/arginine repetitive matrix protein 2 translates to MKLTRHNGRAGKNGAYNPKHNDRQFDVANSDHIDQERAKQNVYWDCYQGYRFPTDQAQEDQITYSFEQIEQAFYSERYDDFCEAQHERNRKTGHTGRDRSTKDLWEDKKTCPEESLIQIGTMEKSVSPAVLAEIAAEFFEEFDRRFGKHIHILDWALHLDEATPHIHERHVFDCENRYGEIAPQQEKALEALGFERPHPNQKASKLNSRKITFDAACRVMLFDICERHGLHLDREPEYGGRAYLEKQDYILMKQKEKMAVQDQQIESKEAELEAITIRIEDTEAFVEEVADAAYEQAVDVVTKTVQEEIRNEDFDLIEEHRRIILNNAELSDRERSFAHRIFAGLMNRFKGMTRHISERMAAIFRSPEKKAEIKEPIKESIRDRLARNQKRADELNARRRAERGVPPKRKQQNIEL, encoded by the coding sequence TTGAAACTGACAAGGCACAATGGCCGAGCGGGAAAAAACGGAGCTTACAATCCGAAGCACAATGACCGCCAGTTCGATGTTGCCAACAGTGACCACATCGATCAGGAACGAGCGAAGCAGAATGTCTACTGGGACTGCTATCAGGGATACCGCTTTCCAACGGATCAGGCTCAGGAAGACCAGATCACTTATTCCTTCGAGCAGATCGAGCAGGCTTTTTATTCCGAGCGGTATGACGATTTCTGCGAAGCACAGCATGAGCGAAACCGTAAGACCGGACACACTGGCCGCGACCGATCAACGAAGGACCTCTGGGAAGACAAGAAGACCTGCCCCGAAGAATCGCTTATCCAGATCGGGACGATGGAGAAGTCAGTCTCTCCCGCTGTTCTGGCAGAGATCGCGGCTGAGTTTTTCGAAGAATTTGACCGCCGCTTCGGAAAGCACATCCACATCTTGGACTGGGCCTTGCATTTGGATGAAGCGACTCCGCACATCCATGAGCGGCATGTCTTTGATTGTGAAAACCGTTATGGTGAGATTGCGCCGCAACAGGAAAAAGCTCTGGAAGCTCTGGGGTTCGAGAGGCCGCATCCGAACCAGAAAGCGAGTAAGCTGAACAGCCGGAAGATCACTTTCGACGCCGCGTGCCGAGTGATGCTTTTCGATATCTGCGAAAGGCACGGTCTGCATCTGGACCGAGAACCGGAATATGGCGGAAGGGCCTATCTTGAAAAACAGGATTATATCCTGATGAAGCAAAAAGAAAAAATGGCGGTTCAGGATCAGCAGATCGAATCGAAGGAAGCGGAACTGGAAGCGATCACGATCCGCATCGAAGACACGGAAGCCTTTGTGGAAGAAGTGGCGGATGCCGCCTATGAGCAGGCGGTCGATGTCGTGACCAAGACGGTTCAGGAAGAGATCCGGAATGAAGACTTCGATCTTATCGAAGAACACAGAAGGATCATCCTGAACAACGCGGAGCTTTCTGACAGGGAACGTAGTTTTGCCCACCGGATCTTCGCCGGACTTATGAACCGGTTCAAGGGAATGACACGGCATATCTCCGAGAGGATGGCCGCGATCTTCCGGTCGCCGGAAAAGAAGGCCGAGATCAAAGAGCCGATCAAAGAATCCATCCGAGACAGGCTTGCGAGAAATCAGAAAAGGGCGGACGAGCTGAACGCCAGAAGGCGGGCAGAACGCGGAGTACCGCCGAAGAGGAAACAACAGAATATCGAGCTTTGA
- a CDS encoding CHC2 zinc finger domain-containing protein — protein MGIYSQIKEQVSTRKAAERYGYKVSRTGMMCCPFHNDRTPSMKVDQNFICFGCQEKGDVIDFTAKLFGLSPYDAAGKLIADMGLTVTSDDIPKAPPGTRQRAKRERLEKEQFEHAVSRIYNVYCDYFHLLNEWAEVHAPRSPTEEFHPLFVEAMHQRDYVEYLLDLLLYGSKEDKASVVIEKGKGVNDLERRIREFKSGDRERSSRSVVGSIAGDDGRGCEGASGNDRERPDQKLFHKRRNDPVL, from the coding sequence TTGGGGATCTATTCCCAGATCAAGGAACAGGTCAGCACCCGCAAGGCTGCTGAGCGCTACGGATACAAAGTCAGCCGGACCGGCATGATGTGCTGTCCGTTCCACAATGACAGGACTCCGAGCATGAAGGTCGATCAGAATTTCATCTGCTTTGGCTGTCAGGAGAAAGGCGACGTGATCGACTTCACAGCGAAGCTATTTGGCCTGAGTCCTTATGATGCCGCCGGAAAGCTCATCGCGGATATGGGCCTGACGGTGACGAGCGACGACATACCGAAAGCTCCGCCTGGCACTCGCCAGAGAGCCAAGCGGGAGCGTCTGGAGAAAGAACAGTTCGAGCATGCAGTGAGCCGGATCTACAACGTCTACTGCGATTATTTCCATCTTTTGAACGAGTGGGCCGAGGTCCATGCGCCGCGATCTCCTACCGAAGAGTTTCATCCGCTTTTCGTCGAGGCGATGCATCAGAGGGATTATGTGGAATACCTTCTGGATCTTCTGCTCTATGGTTCAAAGGAAGACAAGGCATCCGTCGTGATCGAAAAAGGAAAGGGGGTGAACGATCTTGAAAGACGAATCCGAGAATTTAAGTCCGGCGACAGAGAACGCTCTTCACGCAGCGTTGTCGGAAGCATCGCCGGAGATGACGGTCGAGGATGTGAAGGAGCTTCTGGAAATGACCGAGAAAGGCCAGATCAAAAGCTGTTTCACAAACGCCGTAACGATCCTGTCCTATGA
- a CDS encoding virulence-associated E family protein produces MTVEDVKELLEMTEKGQIKSCFTNAVTILSYDPLLRDSVRYNELTQRVDIVKDLGWERRDGKALVDNDLHNIHYYCERTYGITALKTIEEAVHMVANRNAYHPVRDFLNSLEWDGQERVRYALHRYLGADTSDYTYEILKFFMLGAVSRVFRPGVKFDYIICVVGDQGAGKSSFFRLLAVEDEWFTDDLKDLESNKVYEKLQGHWIIELSEMLATNNAKSNEAIKSFLSRQKEIYRTPYERYPKDRPRQCVFAGTTNKISFLPSDRTGNRRFLPIACQESEAEVFILDNEAESRAYIRQMWAEVMAIWKSGKVKLKLSPEMAAEVRNRQRQFMQEDVDAGLILAFMQEYDGNMVCSKQLFKEALGNDLIKPQRWQTNEINDIMNQLIRDGTLAGWRYFDSPRRFTGTDYGTQKGWERVQDANEGVSTDEEFHQLTIGETTPFDN; encoded by the coding sequence ATGACGGTCGAGGATGTGAAGGAGCTTCTGGAAATGACCGAGAAAGGCCAGATCAAAAGCTGTTTCACAAACGCCGTAACGATCCTGTCCTATGACCCTCTCCTGAGAGATTCGGTCCGCTATAACGAGCTGACACAAAGGGTCGATATTGTGAAGGATCTGGGATGGGAACGCCGTGACGGAAAGGCTCTGGTGGACAATGACCTGCACAACATCCACTACTACTGCGAGAGGACTTACGGAATCACTGCCCTGAAGACTATCGAGGAAGCGGTCCACATGGTGGCGAACAGGAACGCTTACCATCCGGTTCGCGATTTCCTGAACAGTCTGGAATGGGACGGTCAGGAACGTGTCCGTTACGCTCTCCACCGATATCTTGGAGCCGATACCAGTGACTACACGTATGAGATCCTGAAGTTCTTTATGTTAGGCGCGGTATCGAGGGTGTTCCGGCCCGGAGTGAAGTTCGACTATATCATCTGTGTGGTCGGGGATCAGGGAGCCGGCAAATCTTCCTTCTTCCGCCTTCTGGCAGTCGAGGACGAGTGGTTTACGGACGACCTGAAGGATCTGGAAAGCAACAAGGTCTATGAGAAGCTCCAAGGCCACTGGATCATCGAGCTTTCCGAGATGCTTGCGACCAACAATGCCAAGAGCAATGAGGCGATCAAGAGCTTCCTGAGCCGTCAGAAAGAAATCTACCGCACTCCGTATGAGCGGTATCCGAAAGACAGGCCGAGGCAGTGTGTCTTTGCCGGAACGACGAATAAGATCAGCTTCCTTCCCAGTGACCGGACCGGAAACCGCCGCTTCCTGCCGATAGCGTGTCAGGAAAGCGAGGCCGAGGTCTTCATTCTGGACAACGAGGCTGAATCGAGAGCGTATATCAGGCAGATGTGGGCTGAGGTGATGGCGATCTGGAAATCCGGCAAGGTGAAGCTGAAGCTCTCACCGGAGATGGCCGCCGAGGTGAGGAACCGCCAGAGACAGTTCATGCAGGAAGATGTGGATGCCGGACTGATCCTCGCGTTCATGCAGGAATATGACGGCAACATGGTCTGCTCCAAGCAACTGTTCAAAGAAGCATTAGGAAATGATCTCATCAAACCACAGAGGTGGCAGACGAACGAGATCAACGACATCATGAACCAGCTCATCAGGGACGGCACACTCGCCGGATGGCGATACTTCGACAGTCCCCGCCGTTTTACCGGAACGGATTATGGCACTCAAAAAGGATGGGAAAGGGTTCAGGATGCCAACGAAGGGGTGTCAACAGATGAGGAGTTTCATCAACTGACCATCGGCGAGACGACTCCCTTTGATAATTGA
- a CDS encoding transposase → MAKGTVYTQQFKEDAVRYKKEHPELSYQAAASNLNVSISALKSWIKKAKENDGEVPTRGAGNYSSDEAKEIARLQRELRDTKDALEVLKKAIGILGN, encoded by the coding sequence ATGGCAAAAGGAACGGTATATACCCAACAATTCAAGGAGGATGCAGTTCGCTACAAAAAGGAGCATCCGGAACTATCTTACCAGGCAGCAGCCAGTAATCTCAATGTCAGTATTTCTGCGTTAAAGTCCTGGATCAAGAAGGCAAAGGAGAACGATGGTGAGGTCCCAACCCGCGGAGCCGGCAATTATTCCAGCGACGAGGCAAAGGAAATCGCCAGGCTTCAGCGAGAATTACGAGATACAAAGGACGCACTTGAAGTATTAAAAAAAGCCATCGGTATCCTGGGAAACTGA
- a CDS encoding IS3 family transposase: MEEVHQFPVKHRVSVSGILKYLGVSRSGYASWKKRVPSDTEKRREAMKQKIQRIYDKSHQNYGAPKITVQLHKDGESISERTVGTYMHQMGIKAQWIKPYTRTTIDSDFSTKLKNILQQQFNPAEPNAVWVSDITYIVTVIGFVYLTSIMDLFSRKIIAWVLSTTLEAQHVVDCVNLAKQKRHVDKPLVFHNDRGSQYVSDAFKDATASFINSYSPKGYPWDNACIESFHALIKRENGSIDL, encoded by the coding sequence GTGGAGGAAGTTCATCAATTTCCGGTGAAACACCGGGTCTCTGTCAGCGGGATACTGAAATATCTGGGTGTTTCACGATCCGGTTATGCTTCCTGGAAGAAGCGTGTCCCTTCCGACACAGAGAAGCGTCGAGAAGCGATGAAACAAAAAATCCAGAGAATATATGATAAATCCCATCAAAACTACGGGGCACCCAAAATCACGGTGCAGCTTCATAAAGATGGTGAATCCATTTCCGAGCGGACTGTGGGCACCTACATGCATCAGATGGGTATCAAGGCTCAATGGATAAAACCATATACCCGGACAACCATAGATTCTGACTTCAGTACAAAATTAAAAAATATACTGCAGCAGCAATTTAATCCGGCAGAGCCAAATGCTGTATGGGTTTCCGATATCACTTATATTGTTACTGTGATTGGTTTTGTGTACCTGACTAGTATTATGGATCTGTTTTCACGGAAAATCATCGCCTGGGTCCTCAGCACGACCCTGGAAGCGCAGCATGTTGTCGACTGTGTCAATCTGGCAAAGCAAAAGCGTCATGTTGACAAACCGCTTGTATTTCACAATGATCGCGGATCACAGTATGTTTCGGATGCTTTCAAAGATGCAACTGCAAGCTTTATTAATAGTTATTCCCCAAAGGGATATCCTTGGGATAACGCATGCATCGAATCGTTCCATGCACTCATTAAGAGAGAGAATGGATCAATCGATTTGTGA
- a CDS encoding IS3 family transposase translates to MILDYQHAYRLVFEYIETFYNTVRLHSHCDYCSPGQYEEQYLEKLEESLKLVS, encoded by the coding sequence GTGATACTTGATTATCAACATGCTTATCGTCTTGTATTTGAGTATATTGAAACTTTCTATAATACAGTGAGGCTCCATAGTCATTGTGATTACTGCTCACCGGGTCAGTATGAGGAGCAATACCTGGAGAAACTGGAGGAGTCTCTCAAGCTCGTAAGCTGA
- a CDS encoding LacI family DNA-binding transcriptional regulator, with protein MAGIKDVAKYAGVGVGTVSRMINGSGYVSEESREKIQVAMKALDYTPNELARNLYRKKSGIIAVLVPNVSNPFFAEFIDCIEKELYMDGFKVMLCNTAKNSGAEAEYLDMLKRHIVDGVISCVSSLGEQYYSSIKKPVVAVDRYLGDNIPVVTVDHREGGRMAAELLIENGCRNVLHFRGAGDIDTPYYDRHSEFQRIMDENNIRTYCYDLAWDRMDSAYYIKAVDNAMQSGFVFDGVFAVDRIAIECMNRCLKQNRRIPEDVKIVAYDGTYITDIVEPKVTAVVQPIELLAKEAAKTITALIAGKKPEKMKIVLKASLKKRGTIVSSILCKLGQTS; from the coding sequence GTGGCAGGGATAAAAGATGTTGCTAAATATGCAGGAGTAGGAGTGGGAACGGTTTCCAGAATGATCAATGGGAGTGGCTATGTGTCAGAGGAATCGAGAGAAAAAATACAGGTGGCGATGAAAGCTCTTGACTATACACCGAATGAGCTGGCAAGAAACCTGTACAGAAAAAAGTCCGGCATTATCGCTGTGCTTGTGCCCAATGTGTCGAATCCTTTCTTTGCTGAATTTATTGATTGCATCGAGAAAGAATTATATATGGACGGTTTCAAGGTGATGCTTTGCAATACCGCCAAGAATTCCGGCGCGGAGGCGGAATATCTTGATATGTTGAAAAGACACATTGTAGATGGCGTTATCTCATGTGTTTCGTCTCTTGGAGAGCAATATTATTCATCAATCAAAAAGCCGGTAGTGGCTGTAGACAGATACCTTGGAGATAATATTCCTGTGGTTACCGTAGACCACCGAGAAGGCGGAAGGATGGCGGCGGAGCTTCTGATCGAGAATGGATGCAGGAATGTTCTTCACTTCAGAGGCGCGGGAGATATTGATACACCTTATTATGACCGTCACTCTGAATTCCAGAGAATAATGGATGAGAACAATATAAGAACCTATTGCTATGATCTTGCCTGGGACAGGATGGATTCCGCATATTACATCAAAGCCGTAGACAATGCGATGCAATCAGGGTTTGTTTTTGATGGAGTTTTTGCTGTCGATCGAATTGCGATAGAGTGCATGAACAGATGTCTGAAGCAGAACAGGAGAATTCCCGAAGATGTAAAAATCGTCGCATACGACGGAACATATATTACCGATATTGTCGAGCCCAAAGTTACGGCGGTGGTTCAGCCAATAGAACTCCTTGCGAAGGAAGCGGCGAAGACGATTACCGCTCTTATTGCAGGGAAAAAACCGGAAAAGATGAAAATAGTCCTGAAAGCAAGCTTGAAAAAGCGCGGAACGATTGTGTCAAGTATTTTGTGTAAACTGGGTCAGACTTCCTGA